One window of the Thermodesulfomicrobium sp. WS genome contains the following:
- a CDS encoding ATP-binding protein, which produces MAALLRRPHRIPRLDSKERSKRRREMVLVIAAVVVVVALTWAELRFLGVNSYLFLALFNINLILLIVVLFVVGRNVVKLLLERRRRVLGSGLRAKLVGVFMLLSFVPTLVMFLLSVRFVQTSIDYWFRAQVETSMEQALSVGQTAYSQMRAQLERQAAFLAQELQAHRRDGRALEEWLARKREEYGLSLCGMLGSDRSRQVWIAAPEWGKRWAELEPEVPWAELEPGHLWVGTKRGKHADVLAGVSARPGGRDGFLVLGISVEPGLMARLDQVGQGVGEYRQLQNLKYPLKITLYLVLALMSLLVLLGALWFGFRLAREISAPVQALAQATERIAQGDLSVRIEDDSRDELGLLVRSFNRMAEDLEASHARVSAANEQLARQYMALEAQNRYVQAILDNVTAGVVSLDSQGRVVTLNPAAERILGRDAESARGASVLEVLGEEQREAIEEARRVLRGSLGSQWQRRMEVRTPMGPLRLLVTAVSIMDAHGGDGGVVVVFEDISELEKMQRLDAWKEVARRIAHEIKNPLTPIKLSAQRLERKFGHEVGDPEVFSQCTGLIVRQVEALQAMVTEFSAFAKLPEIRIQEMDLPPVVQETVEVFRGSHPHIHWQCVAAPVRPVLGDPEALRRVFFNLVLNAAEALSETEAPQVQVRIYAARQRVCVDVADNGPGIDPGEQERVFEPYYSTKRGGTGLGLAIVKSLVTEHHGRVSVRPARPRGTIFTVELPAVRRAGGRA; this is translated from the coding sequence ATGGCAGCCCTGCTTCGTCGTCCGCACCGCATCCCGCGTCTCGATTCCAAGGAGCGCAGCAAGCGGCGGCGTGAGATGGTCTTGGTGATTGCCGCTGTGGTGGTGGTGGTGGCCCTCACCTGGGCCGAATTGCGTTTCCTTGGTGTCAATTCCTATCTCTTTCTCGCCCTCTTCAACATCAATTTGATCCTCCTCATCGTGGTCCTTTTCGTGGTGGGCCGCAATGTGGTGAAACTCCTGCTCGAGCGTCGCCGCCGGGTTCTGGGCTCTGGGCTTCGGGCCAAGTTGGTGGGGGTGTTCATGCTCCTCTCCTTTGTCCCCACCCTGGTCATGTTCCTTTTGTCCGTGCGCTTTGTGCAGACCTCCATTGACTATTGGTTTCGGGCCCAGGTGGAGACCTCCATGGAACAGGCCTTGAGCGTGGGCCAGACCGCCTACTCCCAGATGCGCGCCCAATTGGAGCGCCAGGCCGCCTTCCTGGCCCAGGAACTGCAGGCCCATCGCCGCGACGGTCGGGCCTTGGAGGAGTGGCTTGCGCGCAAACGCGAAGAATATGGACTTTCGCTCTGCGGAATGTTGGGCTCGGATCGGTCCCGGCAGGTATGGATTGCCGCCCCGGAATGGGGCAAGCGCTGGGCGGAGCTGGAGCCGGAAGTGCCGTGGGCGGAGCTGGAGCCGGGACATCTGTGGGTGGGGACCAAGCGAGGAAAGCACGCCGACGTGCTCGCTGGGGTCTCTGCGCGTCCAGGCGGCCGGGATGGATTTTTGGTACTGGGGATCAGCGTGGAGCCAGGGCTCATGGCCCGATTGGATCAAGTGGGCCAAGGGGTGGGGGAATACCGGCAGCTCCAAAACTTGAAGTATCCCTTGAAGATTACCCTGTATTTGGTCCTCGCCCTCATGAGTCTTTTGGTGCTCCTGGGGGCGCTCTGGTTTGGCTTTCGCCTGGCGCGGGAGATCTCCGCTCCGGTGCAGGCCTTGGCCCAAGCTACGGAACGCATCGCCCAGGGGGATCTCTCGGTGCGCATTGAGGACGACTCCCGGGATGAGCTCGGGCTTTTGGTGCGTTCCTTCAACCGCATGGCCGAGGACCTGGAGGCGAGCCACGCCCGGGTGAGCGCTGCCAACGAGCAGCTCGCCCGGCAGTACATGGCCTTGGAGGCACAGAACCGCTACGTCCAGGCCATCCTCGACAACGTGACCGCCGGGGTGGTCTCTTTGGATAGCCAGGGGCGGGTGGTGACGCTGAACCCTGCGGCCGAGCGTATCCTCGGGCGGGACGCCGAGAGCGCCCGCGGGGCCTCGGTGCTCGAAGTGTTGGGCGAAGAGCAGCGCGAAGCCATTGAGGAGGCCCGGCGGGTGCTGCGCGGCTCGTTGGGGTCGCAGTGGCAGCGCCGCATGGAGGTTCGCACCCCAATGGGGCCCCTGCGTCTTTTGGTCACTGCGGTGTCCATCATGGATGCCCACGGTGGGGACGGTGGGGTGGTGGTGGTGTTTGAGGACATTTCGGAACTGGAGAAGATGCAGCGCCTCGATGCCTGGAAGGAAGTGGCCCGACGCATTGCCCATGAGATCAAAAACCCCTTGACCCCCATCAAGCTTTCGGCACAGCGCTTGGAGCGAAAATTCGGCCATGAGGTAGGGGATCCCGAGGTGTTTTCTCAGTGCACGGGGCTTATCGTGCGTCAGGTGGAGGCCTTGCAGGCCATGGTGACGGAGTTTTCCGCCTTTGCAAAACTGCCGGAGATCCGGATCCAGGAAATGGATCTTCCCCCCGTCGTGCAGGAGACCGTGGAGGTCTTTCGGGGCAGTCACCCGCATATCCACTGGCAATGTGTGGCTGCGCCGGTGCGTCCCGTTTTGGGGGACCCCGAAGCCTTGCGCCGGGTGTTCTTCAATCTGGTGCTCAATGCGGCAGAGGCCCTGTCCGAGACCGAGGCCCCCCAGGTGCAGGTGCGCATCTATGCGGCCCGGCAACGGGTATGCGTGGACGTGGCGGATAATGGTCCAGGCATCGACCCGGGCGAGCAGGAACGGGTGTTCGAGCCGTATTATTCCACCAAGCGCGGAGGAACAGGACTGGGGCTGGCCATTGTCAAATCCCTGGTGACGGAGCACCATGGCCGCGTCTCGGTGCGGCCGGCCCGGCCCCGGGGGACGATTTTCACCGTGGAGCTTCCAGCAGTGCGGCGCGCCGGAGGCAGAGCATGA
- a CDS encoding DUF4390 domain-containing protein, producing the protein MPLMVALVSSLMVLSCMGAAAAPLELRNLGVSADTRGLHLGFDVDVVDAAPLWDLLKRGEAVEVRVDATASRRRLGLWNQEVGSAQYRARVQADPVRQECVVTEANQTHAFACAELGRALLRLWRHRDLLLGPFDPSLRQQQYVVQVDFRVVRSDMPVWLTVPLFFLDWDLVPRTRYDVTFDY; encoded by the coding sequence ATGCCTTTGATGGTGGCTTTGGTATCGTCGCTGATGGTGCTCTCCTGCATGGGAGCCGCTGCTGCTCCCTTGGAGTTGCGCAATCTTGGAGTGTCTGCGGACACGCGGGGGCTGCATCTCGGCTTTGATGTGGACGTGGTGGACGCCGCGCCCTTGTGGGACCTGCTCAAGCGCGGCGAGGCCGTGGAAGTCCGGGTGGACGCCACCGCCAGCCGGCGGCGCCTTGGGCTGTGGAACCAGGAAGTGGGCAGCGCCCAGTACCGGGCCCGCGTGCAGGCCGACCCCGTGCGCCAGGAATGCGTGGTGACCGAGGCCAACCAGACCCATGCCTTTGCCTGTGCGGAACTGGGGCGCGCCTTGCTGCGCCTGTGGCGCCACCGGGATCTCCTGCTCGGTCCCTTCGATCCTTCCTTGCGCCAGCAGCAGTACGTCGTTCAGGTGGATTTTCGGGTGGTGCGTTCGGACATGCCGGTGTGGTTGACGGTCCCGCTCTTTTTTCTGGATTGGGACTTGGTCCCGCGCACGCGCTATGATGTGACCTTTGATTATTGA
- the sucD gene encoding succinate--CoA ligase subunit alpha: MRFDEHTSKVLLEQIGIPVPPGLLAPERGPITAPFPLPWVLKAQVLTGGRGKAGGIRIVQSREEAEAARGAILECTIGGKRPTAIRVEPCLKVEREMYLSFTVHRASARLVATAGRHGGIEVESAPKDSLRVEPFSAALGLEEYHIRNLFFHLDLPMALLRPFAELVCALARLFLEERLLVLEINPLAVTAEGSLVALDAKIEADDHRVAQSPRLAALVDPRHDDPVEVRARQAGLSFHKLQGRVGMMVNGAGLAMATMDLLHAHGMPAANFLDLGGGADAAAMRQALDLLLEDPQVEAVWINIFGGILSCADVAGALLRAVSEAPPVKPVVVRLSGNRAEEGLRLLGAAQLSNVHPVETLDAAMEKLHALTGVRAPAHDHGSLPPAPMRRTPPVSPAPFPLGAGTRVLVQGITGKQGQLHTRLMQEYGTQVVAGVTPGKGGTSVLGVPVYHTVEAACARHAIDASILFVPAPLAPDAMLEAAACGIPWIVCITDGIPQQDMLRVLEKTRSMGCRIIGPNCPGLIVPGGTKIGIMPAAIFRPGPIAVLSRSGTLTYETVARLSAAGFGQKVCIGVGGDPFVGSSFTDLAPLVVADPDVQALVVLGEIGGRAEEDLGAFLQEAGIGIPLVGFIAGRTAPRGKRLGHAGAILEDTDPGVEAKITRMHEKGYAMAPTLDHIPQLVARLLAAS, from the coding sequence ATGCGTTTCGACGAACACACCAGCAAAGTCCTCTTGGAACAGATCGGTATCCCCGTGCCTCCCGGTCTGCTCGCCCCGGAACGCGGGCCGATCACGGCCCCTTTTCCCTTGCCCTGGGTGCTCAAGGCCCAAGTCCTCACCGGCGGCCGTGGCAAGGCAGGCGGTATCCGTATCGTCCAGAGTAGGGAAGAAGCCGAAGCGGCGCGGGGCGCCATCCTGGAGTGCACCATTGGCGGCAAAAGGCCCACGGCCATCCGGGTGGAGCCCTGCCTCAAGGTGGAACGGGAGATGTACCTCTCGTTCACGGTGCACCGGGCAAGCGCCCGGCTTGTGGCCACCGCTGGACGCCACGGCGGGATCGAAGTGGAGTCCGCGCCCAAGGACTCCCTGCGCGTCGAGCCTTTTTCCGCGGCCTTGGGGCTGGAAGAATACCACATCCGCAACCTCTTTTTCCATCTGGACCTCCCCATGGCGCTGCTGCGCCCCTTTGCCGAGCTCGTGTGCGCCCTGGCCCGCCTCTTTCTCGAAGAGCGGCTGCTGGTGCTGGAGATCAACCCGCTGGCCGTCACCGCCGAAGGCAGCCTCGTCGCCCTGGACGCCAAGATCGAGGCCGACGACCACCGCGTAGCCCAATCCCCCCGGCTTGCGGCCCTCGTGGATCCCCGCCACGACGATCCCGTGGAGGTCCGGGCCAGACAAGCAGGCCTCAGCTTCCATAAACTCCAAGGCCGGGTGGGGATGATGGTCAACGGTGCCGGGCTTGCCATGGCCACCATGGACCTCCTCCACGCCCACGGGATGCCGGCGGCGAACTTTCTCGATCTCGGCGGCGGGGCGGACGCCGCCGCCATGCGCCAGGCCCTCGACCTCCTTCTGGAAGATCCCCAGGTGGAAGCGGTGTGGATCAATATCTTCGGCGGCATCCTCTCCTGCGCTGACGTGGCCGGGGCGCTTCTGCGCGCGGTGAGCGAGGCTCCGCCGGTCAAGCCTGTGGTGGTGCGGCTCTCGGGTAACCGCGCCGAAGAGGGACTGCGCCTTCTCGGCGCGGCGCAGCTCTCCAACGTCCACCCGGTAGAGACCTTGGATGCGGCCATGGAAAAACTCCACGCCCTCACCGGGGTCCGCGCTCCGGCCCACGACCATGGCAGCCTCCCGCCCGCCCCGATGCGACGCACCCCACCCGTATCCCCCGCGCCCTTTCCCCTGGGCGCCGGCACCCGAGTGCTCGTCCAAGGCATCACCGGCAAACAGGGCCAGCTCCACACCCGACTCATGCAGGAGTACGGCACGCAGGTGGTGGCCGGGGTGACTCCGGGCAAAGGCGGCACCAGCGTGCTCGGCGTGCCGGTGTACCATACCGTGGAAGCGGCCTGCGCCCGGCATGCCATCGACGCCTCCATCCTCTTCGTGCCCGCGCCCCTGGCCCCGGACGCCATGCTCGAGGCCGCGGCCTGCGGCATCCCCTGGATCGTGTGCATCACCGACGGCATCCCGCAGCAGGACATGCTGCGCGTGCTGGAAAAAACCCGCTCCATGGGCTGCCGCATCATCGGGCCCAATTGCCCCGGGCTCATCGTCCCGGGGGGCACCAAGATCGGCATCATGCCCGCCGCCATCTTCCGCCCCGGCCCCATCGCCGTGCTCTCGCGCAGCGGCACCCTCACCTACGAGACCGTGGCCCGGCTCTCCGCCGCAGGTTTCGGCCAAAAGGTCTGCATCGGCGTGGGCGGGGACCCCTTCGTGGGTTCCAGCTTTACCGACCTCGCCCCGCTTGTGGTGGCAGACCCGGACGTGCAGGCCCTCGTGGTCCTCGGCGAGATCGGCGGCCGCGCCGAAGAAGATCTGGGAGCGTTCCTCCAGGAGGCTGGGATTGGCATTCCGCTGGTGGGGTTTATTGCCGGCAGGACCGCACCCCGGGGCAAGCGTCTGGGACACGCCGGCGCCATCCTCGAGGACACCGACCCCGGTGTGGAAGCGAAGATCACCCGCATGCACGAGAAGGGCTATGCCATGGCCCCCACCTTGGACCATATCCCTCAGCTGGTCGCCCGCCTGCTTGCCGCCTCTTGA
- the trkA gene encoding Trk system potassium transporter TrkA produces the protein MRILIVGAGEVGFQTAQRLAQEDKEVVVVDTNPAALKRCTELLDVQAMEGSGSDPHVLMHAGVRESQVLLAVTDSDETNLIACMFAHSLSPGIRKLARIRNETYTSFAPDFLQRTLGLDTVVNPDEEAVRAIERLMAVPDAEDVLEFAGGRLKVVGLRLRPEAAVTGQNLAELRQRPATAPLVVAAIFREERLIVPSGEDTLQPGDLVYLVCRNADLAVTLKSFGYRSQPPASALIVGGGDIGLRLAQRLEPTAMHVRLVERDPARCEYLSSVLHRTVILHGDGTDQELLQEENVGELDLVVTLTGDEETNILCSLLARRLGTDMVITRISKFAYMPIVQAIGLGHVVNPRLAAIDSVLRHMRHSKIFSLSSLKTEDVEVQEIEVEDGAPVTTTALRHLLLPRGVLVLAVLRGEEAIIPQGDTILRPGDHAVVLCRRERIAAMEAAFGPAGHHA, from the coding sequence ATGCGTATCCTCATCGTCGGTGCCGGCGAGGTCGGGTTTCAGACCGCCCAGCGCCTGGCCCAGGAAGACAAAGAAGTCGTGGTGGTGGACACCAACCCCGCGGCGCTCAAACGCTGCACGGAGCTCCTGGATGTCCAGGCCATGGAAGGTTCCGGCAGCGACCCGCACGTGCTGATGCACGCCGGCGTGCGCGAATCCCAGGTGCTGCTTGCGGTCACCGACAGCGACGAGACCAACCTCATCGCCTGCATGTTCGCCCACAGTCTGTCCCCGGGCATCCGCAAACTCGCCCGCATCCGCAACGAAACCTACACCTCGTTTGCGCCGGATTTTCTCCAGCGCACCCTGGGGCTCGATACCGTGGTCAACCCGGACGAAGAGGCCGTGCGCGCCATCGAGCGCCTCATGGCCGTGCCGGACGCCGAAGACGTCCTGGAGTTCGCCGGCGGCCGCCTCAAGGTCGTGGGCCTTCGGCTGCGGCCCGAGGCCGCGGTCACCGGACAGAACCTCGCCGAACTGCGCCAGCGCCCTGCCACCGCCCCCTTGGTGGTGGCGGCCATCTTTCGGGAGGAGCGCCTCATCGTGCCCTCTGGAGAAGACACCCTCCAGCCCGGAGACCTCGTCTACCTCGTGTGCCGGAATGCCGACCTTGCCGTCACCTTGAAGTCCTTCGGCTACCGGAGCCAACCTCCGGCATCGGCGCTCATCGTGGGCGGCGGCGACATCGGCCTGCGCCTGGCCCAACGCCTGGAACCCACTGCCATGCACGTGCGCCTGGTGGAGCGCGATCCCGCCCGCTGCGAATATCTTTCATCAGTCCTGCACCGCACGGTCATCCTCCACGGCGACGGTACGGACCAGGAGCTCCTCCAGGAAGAAAACGTGGGTGAGCTCGATCTGGTGGTGACGCTTACCGGTGACGAAGAGACCAATATCCTGTGCTCGCTTTTGGCCCGGCGCCTGGGCACCGACATGGTCATCACCCGCATCAGTAAATTCGCCTACATGCCCATTGTCCAGGCCATCGGCCTGGGACATGTGGTCAATCCGAGGCTTGCCGCCATCGATTCGGTGCTACGCCACATGCGCCACAGCAAGATCTTCTCCCTCTCCTCCCTCAAGACCGAAGACGTGGAGGTGCAGGAAATCGAGGTGGAAGACGGCGCGCCGGTGACCACCACGGCCCTGCGCCACCTGCTGCTTCCTCGCGGCGTCCTCGTACTCGCGGTGCTGCGCGGGGAAGAAGCCATCATCCCCCAAGGAGATACGATCCTCCGACCTGGAGATCACGCCGTGGTGCTGTGCCGACGGGAACGGATCGCAGCCATGGAAGCGGCCTTTGGCCCAGCGGGGCATCACGCATGA
- a CDS encoding TrkH family potassium uptake protein: MIRLSIVCRILGALILCVGAAMLPAAVLGAVEDDPGAHALFTAMAVAALSGGGLFVPWRAARPTNISHREGMLIVTLGWVIVAALGAFPLWYGAQLSFTDAYFESMSGFTTTGSSILTDIEALPRSLLLWRSTTHWLGGMGIIVLSLAILPFLGVGGMQLYKAEVPSPVPDKLQPRIRDTAASLWKVYVALSGIEILLLMLCGMGGFDAVCHTFGTLATGGFSTKNTSVAYYASPAIDTVITIFMLASGINFALYFQTIQGRPLALWRDPECRCFLGIVALLTALCTWDIWRSVYPSLLESLRYAAFQVVSIITTTGFATADFESWPPLSQALLVLCMFFGASTGSTGGGIKTMRLMLLAKQSLRELFRLIHPRSVVQIKLGGKPVPADVQASVWGFFTLYALVFVAASLVLALMGQDLATAFTAVAATLGNIGPGLGTVGPAENFAHLPMAAKWLLSLCMLLGRLEIYTVLVLLVPEFWRH; encoded by the coding sequence ATGATCCGCCTCAGTATCGTCTGCCGGATTTTGGGGGCGCTCATCCTCTGTGTGGGCGCGGCCATGCTCCCTGCCGCTGTCCTCGGGGCTGTGGAAGACGATCCTGGCGCCCATGCCCTCTTCACCGCCATGGCCGTGGCCGCACTCAGCGGCGGCGGACTCTTTGTCCCGTGGCGCGCCGCACGGCCCACGAACATCTCGCACCGCGAAGGCATGCTCATCGTCACTCTGGGCTGGGTGATCGTTGCCGCCCTTGGGGCCTTTCCCCTGTGGTATGGCGCCCAGCTCTCCTTCACGGACGCCTATTTCGAATCCATGTCCGGATTTACCACCACGGGCTCGTCCATCCTCACCGACATCGAGGCCCTGCCGCGCAGCCTGCTCCTTTGGCGCAGCACCACCCATTGGCTGGGCGGCATGGGGATCATCGTGCTGTCGCTCGCCATTCTCCCTTTTCTCGGGGTCGGCGGCATGCAGCTCTACAAGGCCGAAGTGCCCTCCCCAGTGCCGGACAAACTCCAGCCCCGCATCCGAGACACCGCCGCCAGTCTCTGGAAAGTGTACGTTGCCTTGAGTGGCATCGAAATCCTCCTCCTCATGCTCTGCGGCATGGGGGGCTTCGATGCCGTGTGCCACACCTTCGGCACCCTGGCCACGGGCGGCTTTTCCACCAAGAACACCTCGGTGGCCTACTACGCGAGCCCAGCCATCGACACCGTGATCACAATCTTCATGCTCGCCTCGGGGATCAACTTCGCCCTGTACTTTCAGACTATCCAGGGGCGCCCCCTGGCCCTGTGGCGCGACCCGGAATGCCGCTGCTTTCTGGGTATCGTCGCCCTGCTTACCGCCCTATGCACCTGGGACATCTGGAGGAGCGTGTACCCCTCCCTCTTGGAGAGTCTGCGCTACGCTGCATTTCAGGTGGTCTCCATCATCACCACCACCGGATTCGCCACCGCGGATTTCGAGTCCTGGCCGCCCCTTTCCCAAGCCCTGCTCGTCCTCTGCATGTTTTTCGGCGCCTCCACCGGCAGCACCGGCGGCGGCATCAAGACCATGCGCCTCATGCTCCTTGCCAAACAGAGTCTGCGCGAGCTCTTCCGCCTCATCCATCCGCGCAGTGTGGTGCAGATCAAGCTCGGAGGCAAACCCGTGCCCGCTGACGTGCAGGCCAGTGTGTGGGGATTTTTCACCCTCTATGCGCTGGTATTCGTGGCCGCGAGCCTTGTGCTCGCCCTCATGGGCCAGGACCTGGCCACGGCTTTTACCGCCGTGGCGGCCACCTTGGGGAACATCGGCCCAGGACTTGGCACCGTGGGGCCGGCAGAAAACTTCGCGCACCTGCCCATGGCCGCCAAGTGGCTGCTTTCGCTGTGCATGCTTCTCGGACGCCTGGAGATCTATACGGTCCTCGTCCTCCTCGTCCCCGAGTTCTGGCGGCACTAG
- a CDS encoding glycosyltransferase family 39 protein has protein sequence MTPKPWSDSPAAAQPWLAQHPLAAWLAVAMVAVTLAFGANLSRGLLETTEGRYVLCAQEMLQSGQWLEPTLDGKPHWTKPPLTYWVLAAGMAAVGQVEEGARLAQAVVFLALVGAVVLLARQWGDARLAWWAVVVTLTSLLPLLGVTFVSTDLLLTLWETLAVACYLGSLQRPRPRIWLAGMGLFWGLAFLTKGPPALVPLAAILPWHWWRHRHRPVVTAVGLGLFAVVGLGWYVVEALRHPELVSYWLGQEVVARLTSDTFHRNPQWWKPFVLYLPLLAAGPLPWMLTARLPLRQWWQQGARPGRDFLALWVLIPLGIFFVAKSRLPLYVLPLSIPLVVMLAGPLTRAPLSGRTVSGMLAGVLVLVLAGRLVLTYVPLTPNMRQLFGVVQSCAPQRVLFVEEDELYGLQAYANAAGIPVQRVAVDALGPLAPGSVAVVARKRAAVVQARLQAADLHTVSWADWVVMAASSRLQGNEAR, from the coding sequence ATGACGCCGAAGCCTTGGAGCGATAGCCCTGCCGCCGCGCAGCCGTGGCTGGCGCAGCACCCGCTGGCCGCCTGGCTGGCCGTGGCAATGGTGGCGGTGACCTTGGCTTTTGGGGCGAACCTCTCCCGCGGGCTTTTGGAGACCACTGAAGGCCGCTACGTCCTGTGCGCCCAGGAGATGCTGCAAAGCGGCCAGTGGCTGGAGCCCACCTTGGATGGAAAGCCGCACTGGACCAAACCGCCGCTCACCTATTGGGTGCTGGCCGCGGGCATGGCTGCTGTGGGCCAGGTGGAGGAGGGCGCACGCCTGGCCCAGGCGGTGGTGTTTTTGGCCCTTGTGGGGGCCGTGGTGCTCCTTGCCCGTCAATGGGGGGATGCACGGTTGGCGTGGTGGGCGGTGGTGGTGACTTTGACCTCGCTCTTGCCGCTGCTTGGAGTCACCTTTGTTTCCACCGACTTACTGCTGACCCTGTGGGAGACCTTGGCTGTGGCCTGCTATCTGGGGAGCCTGCAGCGGCCCCGGCCGCGCATCTGGCTTGCCGGTATGGGGCTTTTCTGGGGCCTTGCCTTTCTCACCAAGGGGCCGCCGGCCCTGGTGCCGCTTGCGGCTATCCTCCCGTGGCATTGGTGGCGCCATCGCCATCGGCCTGTGGTCACTGCGGTTGGGCTCGGCCTTTTTGCGGTGGTGGGCCTTGGCTGGTACGTTGTCGAGGCCCTGCGGCATCCCGAGTTGGTCTCCTATTGGTTGGGGCAGGAAGTGGTGGCGCGCCTTACCTCGGACACTTTTCACCGCAACCCCCAGTGGTGGAAGCCTTTTGTCCTCTATCTGCCGCTTCTGGCCGCAGGACCGTTGCCGTGGATGCTGACGGCGCGTCTTCCCTTGCGGCAATGGTGGCAGCAGGGAGCGCGGCCCGGCCGGGATTTTTTGGCCTTATGGGTGCTCATCCCCCTCGGGATCTTCTTTGTGGCCAAGAGCCGCTTGCCGCTCTATGTCCTGCCCCTTTCCATCCCCCTGGTCGTGATGCTGGCCGGCCCCCTGACGCGCGCCCCGCTATCCGGGAGAACTGTGTCCGGGATGCTGGCAGGCGTGCTGGTCCTCGTCCTCGCCGGCCGTCTCGTGCTGACATACGTGCCGCTTACCCCCAACATGCGCCAGCTCTTCGGCGTCGTGCAGTCCTGTGCGCCCCAGAGGGTGCTCTTCGTAGAGGAAGACGAACTCTACGGCTTGCAGGCCTACGCCAATGCTGCCGGCATTCCGGTGCAGCGTGTTGCAGTCGATGCCCTGGGGCCGCTTGCTCCGGGCAGTGTGGCGGTGGTGGCGCGCAAGCGCGCCGCGGTGGTGCAGGCGCGCTTGCAGGCGGCGGACCTGCACACCGTGTCGTGGGCAGACTGGGTGGTCATGGCCGCTTCGAGCCGGCTCCAGGGCAACGAAGCGCGCTAG
- a CDS encoding TRAP transporter large permease: MSPAWTGCVGIVVMLVLFATRMPVAFAMTVVGTAGFAVLISPSASLGMLARSLYTTFASYDLSTVPLFVLMGQLAFNAGISRRLFACAYRFLGHVHGGLAMATVVSCTAFGAVCGSSPATAATMATVAFPEMKRFGYRNRLAAGAVAAGGGLGMIMPPSVVLIVYGVLTQQSIGALFVAGILPAILITLLFLVAIAWVCWRDPSLGPPGERSSWAERLRSLGGLVDIVVVFGVVMTGLFRGWFTPTEAAAVGAFAVLVLGVLQRQLTVALILKSVHETLRTSTMVLFLVAGATVFGKFLAVTRIPFDVAGWIGGLALPPVLILAVIVAVYFVGGCFMDSLALVMLTIPVFYPVVTGLGYDPIWFGVLIVLVTEMGVITPPVGINVYVVYGVITGMRELITLEAIFRGIVPFLVAVLVGIVLITVWPEIVLVLPRWLHP; this comes from the coding sequence ATGAGCCCGGCATGGACGGGATGTGTGGGCATCGTGGTGATGCTTGTGCTCTTTGCCACGCGTATGCCCGTGGCCTTTGCCATGACTGTGGTGGGGACCGCAGGCTTTGCGGTGCTCATCTCGCCCTCGGCAAGCCTCGGCATGCTTGCCCGCAGCCTCTACACGACCTTTGCTTCGTACGATCTCTCCACGGTGCCGCTTTTCGTGCTCATGGGGCAACTGGCCTTCAACGCCGGGATCAGCCGGCGTCTTTTTGCCTGCGCCTACCGCTTTTTGGGACACGTGCACGGCGGACTGGCCATGGCCACGGTGGTCTCCTGCACCGCTTTTGGCGCGGTGTGCGGATCGAGTCCGGCCACGGCGGCCACCATGGCCACGGTGGCCTTCCCGGAGATGAAGCGCTTCGGCTACCGCAACCGTCTGGCCGCCGGTGCGGTGGCTGCCGGCGGCGGGCTCGGCATGATCATGCCGCCGAGCGTGGTCCTGATCGTCTACGGCGTGCTCACCCAGCAGTCCATCGGCGCGCTCTTCGTGGCCGGGATCTTGCCGGCCATACTCATTACCCTGCTTTTCCTCGTGGCCATCGCTTGGGTGTGCTGGCGCGACCCTTCCTTGGGCCCGCCTGGAGAGCGCTCTTCTTGGGCCGAGCGGCTGCGCTCCCTCGGGGGGCTCGTGGACATCGTGGTGGTCTTTGGCGTGGTCATGACCGGGCTTTTCCGCGGCTGGTTCACGCCCACCGAGGCTGCGGCCGTAGGGGCCTTTGCGGTGCTCGTGCTCGGGGTGCTCCAGCGTCAGCTCACCGTGGCCTTGATCCTCAAATCCGTGCACGAAACCCTGCGCACCTCCACCATGGTGCTCTTTTTGGTGGCCGGCGCCACGGTGTTCGGCAAGTTTTTGGCCGTCACCCGCATTCCTTTCGATGTGGCGGGCTGGATTGGCGGCCTTGCCCTGCCGCCGGTGCTGATCCTTGCGGTCATCGTGGCGGTGTATTTCGTGGGCGGCTGCTTCATGGACTCCCTTGCCCTGGTCATGCTCACCATCCCGGTGTTCTACCCCGTGGTCACGGGCTTGGGGTATGACCCCATCTGGTTTGGGGTGCTCATTGTCCTGGTGACTGAGATGGGGGTCATCACCCCGCCGGTGGGCATCAACGTGTACGTGGTCTATGGGGTCATCACCGGCATGCGCGAGCTCATCACCCTGGAGGCCATCTTTCGCGGCATCGTGCCGTTTTTGGTGGCGGTGCTGGTGGGGATCGTGCTCATCACCGTGTGGCCGGAAATCGTCTTGGTGCTTCCCCGATGGCTGCATCCATGA
- a CDS encoding TRAP transporter small permease — protein sequence MQRVQEMVIRLTRAVATAAVLLMMAVTVVSVVGRLAGVPLFGAEEMVAFLCVAVVAASLPYCQEHRAHIGVELVVRRLPPRWQRRLKFVRDLGSLGLWLVMAWAVGAYAVTKWRSSEVSLNLGWPEGAVVGLLAAGLALTALLMAFEFIAWLRRRDA from the coding sequence ATGCAGCGAGTGCAGGAGATGGTGATACGCCTGACCCGCGCTGTGGCCACGGCCGCGGTGCTCCTGATGATGGCCGTCACCGTGGTGAGTGTGGTGGGGCGGCTTGCAGGGGTGCCGCTCTTTGGCGCGGAAGAGATGGTGGCCTTTCTGTGCGTGGCCGTGGTGGCGGCGAGTCTCCCCTATTGCCAGGAGCACCGGGCCCACATCGGCGTGGAGCTCGTGGTACGGCGCCTGCCGCCGCGCTGGCAGCGGCGCCTGAAATTTGTCCGTGATCTCGGTTCGTTGGGACTCTGGCTGGTCATGGCCTGGGCGGTGGGCGCCTATGCCGTGACCAAATGGCGTTCGAGCGAGGTCTCGCTCAACCTGGGCTGGCCGGAAGGCGCTGTGGTGGGGCTGCTTGCCGCAGGTCTGGCGCTGACCGCGCTCCTCATGGCTTTCGAGTTCATCGCCTGGCTGCGCCGGAGGGACGCATGA